The following proteins are encoded in a genomic region of Oncorhynchus masou masou isolate Uvic2021 chromosome 19, UVic_Omas_1.1, whole genome shotgun sequence:
- the LOC135505689 gene encoding mitochondrial basic amino acids transporter-like: MDFLAGCIGGAAGVLVGHPFDTVKVRLQVQNVDKPLYRGTYHCFQSIVRQESMFGLYKGIGSPMMGLTFVNAIVFGVQGNTMRYLGHDTPMNQFLAGAAAGAIQCVVCCPMELAKTRMQMQGTGEKKSKRKLYKNSLDCLAHIYKREGLLGVNRGMVTTLIRETPCFGVYFLTYDILTRSIGCEPGDRYMIPKLLFAGGMSGVTCWLSTYPVDVIKSRLQADGVGGVYQYSSIADCVRQSVKREGLIVFTRGLTSTLLRAFPVNAVTFATVTLVLMYARGVEEGPKDSEPATPVTAHHTQLQQQAQASSL, encoded by the exons GTGAGACTACAGGTCCAGAATGTGGACAAGCCTCTCTACCGCGGGACCTACCACTGTTTCCAGTCCATCGTACGGCAGGAGTCA ATGTTTGGGCTGTACAAAGGCATCGGCTCCCCCATGATGGGCTTAACCTTTGTCAATGCCATAGTGTTTGGCGTGCAGGGCAACACCATGCGTTACCTGGGCCATGACACCCCTATGAACCAGTTCCTGGCTGGGGCTGCAGCTGGGGCAATACAGTGTGTCGTCTGCTGCCCCATGGAGTTGGCCAAGACACGCATGCAGATGCAAG GCACTGGGGAGAAGAAGTCCAAGAGGAAGCTGTACAAGAACTCCCTGGATTGTCTAGCACATATCTACAAGCGGGAGGGGCTGCTGGGCGTGAACCGCGGCATGGTCACCACGTTGATCCGAGAGACCCCCTGCTTTGGAGTCTACTTCCTGACCTACGACATCCTAACCCGCTCCATTGGCTGCGAGCCCGGAGACCGTTACATGATCCCCAAGCTGCTCTTTGCTGGCGGGATGTCCGGGGTCACCTGCTGGCTGTCCACCTATCCTGTGGACGTGATTAAGTCCCGCCTCCAGGCGGACGGGGTGGGCGGAGTCTACCAGTACAGCAGCATCGCTGACTGTGTGCGGCAGAGTGTGAAGAGGGAGGGGCTCATAGTGTTCACGCGAGGCCTCACCTCCACCCTGCTCAGGGCGTTTCCCGTCAACGCTGTCACCTTTGCCACAGTCACTCTGGTGCTGATGTACGCacggggggtggaggaggggccaAAGGACAGTGAGCCCGCGACCCCCGTCACAGCTCACCACACACAGCTGCAGCAGCAGGCCCAAGCCTCCAGCCTGTGA